From a region of the Andrena cerasifolii isolate SP2316 chromosome 13, iyAndCera1_principal, whole genome shotgun sequence genome:
- the LOC143376050 gene encoding uncharacterized protein LOC143376050 isoform X2 yields the protein MLPKTIFLLLFLGAVAQFSISEHRNRNGSAVPPGSVREDSNSFVLVNPNQVHRLEKTIRSFISKIAEPVKGPIILRSTAATKKDLQLTIRAICDSMRNTLMQFAKDCELTTTVRRYKQDPSNAPASEDWFSETVLQGAYMFRDLSNMINEIHDEIDLRFDQRNASSQRNKQVARKADGFQFLGVVYDAADFGERLSQCLVRMAGRSKHKRSFNLNQAVLNLTKYPPNVALKIFRSNISSTPLNTSSRGARKSWHAFLCLSMIKEEGIRYNDCIRDLQHLDTCLHSLKQRSSQRSNIAAEPWTKAIQRLSDCKIQKDNQGKVLVSCKPDSRTQGNVKQKMRYMFQRILGKQLPKRSPLHRAANDLGDALSKSDWGQKLVHEVCQYFTIYEDGSRKLQRLSALAAKDKRAMARYRKLSRDLRVYKKGIFLRTFGAMKKMHRSAVEFEKFLVKGIKVILNETWQSHVRIFTCMMDWMNKLLELHIGVDSSGDEQQSSDSNTELAESGANENIENSNDDEDYGKIMKEADGSINNLIASMNHVTRYRGAKDGSMLACLANNLLLVTMFMETLGFVSTLFCFRQPTNNEQNLGGFDRIRNRLGRSLFPWNDQEDIDAILDDYLYLGVDANLTTLIRDDSD from the exons ATGCTTCCCAAAACCATTTTCCTCCTGCTGTTTCTAG GAGCAGTTGCGCAGTTCTCGATCTCTGAACATCGTAACCGAAATGGTTCCGCCGTTCCTCCTGGAAGTGTGCGAGAGGATTCCAACTCGTTCGTGTTAGTCAATCCAAACCAAGTGCATCGTCTAGAGAAGACAATTCGGAGTTTTATATCCAAGATAGCGGAGCCAGTGAAGGGACCAATTATACTGAGATCCACGGCGGCCACAAAGAAGGATTTGCAATTAACAATTCGGGCGATCTGCGACTCCATGAGGAACACGCTCATGCAATTTGCAAAGGATTGTGAACTGACGACTACTGTTCGACGGTACAAACAAGACCCGAGCAACGCTCCAGCCTCAGAGGACTGGTTCTCTGAAACTGTGCTACAGGGCGCGTATATGTTCCGCGATCTGAGCAATATGATCAACGAAATTCACGATGAGATCGACCTGCGCTTCGATCAACGCAATGCGTCGTCGCAGAGGAATAAG CAAGTAGCGCGAAAAGCAGACGGCTTCCAGTTCCTAGGCGTGGTGTACGACGCAGCAGACTTCGGCGAGAGGCTATCTCAGTGCCTCGTGCGAATGGCGGGCAGGAGCAAGCACAAACGATCCTTCAACCTGAACCAAGCTGTCCTCAATCTAACCAAATATCCCCCCAACGTCGCCTTGAAGATCTTCAGATCCAACATCAGCAGCACGCCACTGAACACGTCCAGTCGTGGAGCTCGCAAGTCCTGGCACGCTTTCCTTTGTCTCTCCATGATAAAGGAAGAAGGTATTCGCTACAACGACTGCATACGAGACCTGCAGCATCTTGATACGTGTCTACATAGCTTGAAGCAACGATCTAGCCAAAGGAGCAACATAGCAGCGGAACCCTGGACGAAGGCGATTCAACGGTTGAGCGACTGCAAGATCCAGAAAGATAACCAGGGAAAGGTGCTGGTATCCTGCAAACCCGACAGCAGAACGCAGGGAAATGTGAAGCAGAAGATGAGGTACATGTTCCAGAGGATTCTGGGCAAGCAACTGCCGAAAAGATCGCCTTTGCATCGTGCTGCTAATGATCTTGGTGACGCATTGTCGAAGAGCGACTGGGGGCAGAAATTGGTGCACGAGGTGTGCCAGTATTTCACTATTTACGAGGATGGAAGCAGGAAGTTGCAGAGACTCTCAGCGCTCGCTGCCAAGGACAAGAGGGCCATGGCACG GTACAGAAAGCTGTCCAGAGACCTGAGGGTGTACAAGAAGGGAATCTTTCTGAGGACGTTCGGGGCGATGAAGAAAATGCACCGCTCCGCGGTCGAGTTCGAGAAATTCCTCGTCAAAGGCATCAAGGTCATCCTGAACGAGACCTGGCAGAGCCACGTGAGGATCTTCACGTGCATGATGGACTGGATGAACAAACTGCTGGAGCTGCACATCGGCGTAGACAGCAGTGGAGATGAGCAACAGTCGTCAGATTCGAATACCGAACTAGCAGAGTCAGGCGCGaatgaaaacattgaaaactcgAATGACGACGAGGATTATGGAA AGATTATGAAGGAAGCTGACGGCTCGATAAACAATTTAATAGCGTCCATGAATCACGTGACCAGATACCGAGGCGCGAAAGACGGAAGTATGCTCGCGTGTCTTGCGAATAATCTTCTGTTGGTCACAATGTTCATGGAAACGTTGGGCTTCGTGTCCACCTTGTTCTGCTTTCGTCAACCTACGAATAATGAACAGAATTTGGGCGGTTTCGATCGGATCAGGAACCGTCTAGGCAGGTCGCTGTTCCCTTGGAACGACCAAGAAGATATCGACGCAATCTTGGACGATTATTTGTATCTGGGAGTTGATGCAAATTTGACGACACTGATTCGTGACGACAGTGATTAA
- the LOC143376050 gene encoding uncharacterized protein LOC143376050 isoform X1 produces the protein MLPKTIFLLLFLGAVAQFSISEHRNRNGSAVPPGSVREDSNSFVLVNPNQVHRLEKTIRSFISKIAEPVKGPIILRSTAATKKDLQLTIRAICDSMRNTLMQFAKDCELTTTVRRYKQDPSNAPASEDWFSETVLQGAYMFRDLSNMINEIHDEIDLRFDQRNASSQRNKQVARKADGFQFLGVVYDAADFGERLSQCLVRMAGRSKHKRSFNLNQAVLNLTKYPPNVALKIFRSNISSTPLNTSSRGARKSWHAFLCLSMIKEEGIRYNDCIRDLQHLDTCLHSLKQRSSQRSNIAAEPWTKAIQRLSDCKIQKDNQGKVLVSCKPDSRTQGNVKQKMRYMFQRILGKQLPKRSPLHRAANDLGDALSKSDWGQKLVHEVCQYFTIYEDGSRKLQRLSALAAKDKRAMARYRKLSRDLRVYKKGIFLRTFGAMKKMHRSAVEFEKFLVKGIKVILNETWQSHVRIFTCMMDWMNKLLELHIGVDSSGDEQQSSDSNTELAESGANENIENSNDDEDYGSDETQAARSRPRTEIMKEADGSINNLIASMNHVTRYRGAKDGSMLACLANNLLLVTMFMETLGFVSTLFCFRQPTNNEQNLGGFDRIRNRLGRSLFPWNDQEDIDAILDDYLYLGVDANLTTLIRDDSD, from the exons ATGCTTCCCAAAACCATTTTCCTCCTGCTGTTTCTAG GAGCAGTTGCGCAGTTCTCGATCTCTGAACATCGTAACCGAAATGGTTCCGCCGTTCCTCCTGGAAGTGTGCGAGAGGATTCCAACTCGTTCGTGTTAGTCAATCCAAACCAAGTGCATCGTCTAGAGAAGACAATTCGGAGTTTTATATCCAAGATAGCGGAGCCAGTGAAGGGACCAATTATACTGAGATCCACGGCGGCCACAAAGAAGGATTTGCAATTAACAATTCGGGCGATCTGCGACTCCATGAGGAACACGCTCATGCAATTTGCAAAGGATTGTGAACTGACGACTACTGTTCGACGGTACAAACAAGACCCGAGCAACGCTCCAGCCTCAGAGGACTGGTTCTCTGAAACTGTGCTACAGGGCGCGTATATGTTCCGCGATCTGAGCAATATGATCAACGAAATTCACGATGAGATCGACCTGCGCTTCGATCAACGCAATGCGTCGTCGCAGAGGAATAAG CAAGTAGCGCGAAAAGCAGACGGCTTCCAGTTCCTAGGCGTGGTGTACGACGCAGCAGACTTCGGCGAGAGGCTATCTCAGTGCCTCGTGCGAATGGCGGGCAGGAGCAAGCACAAACGATCCTTCAACCTGAACCAAGCTGTCCTCAATCTAACCAAATATCCCCCCAACGTCGCCTTGAAGATCTTCAGATCCAACATCAGCAGCACGCCACTGAACACGTCCAGTCGTGGAGCTCGCAAGTCCTGGCACGCTTTCCTTTGTCTCTCCATGATAAAGGAAGAAGGTATTCGCTACAACGACTGCATACGAGACCTGCAGCATCTTGATACGTGTCTACATAGCTTGAAGCAACGATCTAGCCAAAGGAGCAACATAGCAGCGGAACCCTGGACGAAGGCGATTCAACGGTTGAGCGACTGCAAGATCCAGAAAGATAACCAGGGAAAGGTGCTGGTATCCTGCAAACCCGACAGCAGAACGCAGGGAAATGTGAAGCAGAAGATGAGGTACATGTTCCAGAGGATTCTGGGCAAGCAACTGCCGAAAAGATCGCCTTTGCATCGTGCTGCTAATGATCTTGGTGACGCATTGTCGAAGAGCGACTGGGGGCAGAAATTGGTGCACGAGGTGTGCCAGTATTTCACTATTTACGAGGATGGAAGCAGGAAGTTGCAGAGACTCTCAGCGCTCGCTGCCAAGGACAAGAGGGCCATGGCACG GTACAGAAAGCTGTCCAGAGACCTGAGGGTGTACAAGAAGGGAATCTTTCTGAGGACGTTCGGGGCGATGAAGAAAATGCACCGCTCCGCGGTCGAGTTCGAGAAATTCCTCGTCAAAGGCATCAAGGTCATCCTGAACGAGACCTGGCAGAGCCACGTGAGGATCTTCACGTGCATGATGGACTGGATGAACAAACTGCTGGAGCTGCACATCGGCGTAGACAGCAGTGGAGATGAGCAACAGTCGTCAGATTCGAATACCGAACTAGCAGAGTCAGGCGCGaatgaaaacattgaaaactcgAATGACGACGAGGATTATGGAAGTGATGAGACACAGGCAGCTAGATCACGTCCTAGAACTG AGATTATGAAGGAAGCTGACGGCTCGATAAACAATTTAATAGCGTCCATGAATCACGTGACCAGATACCGAGGCGCGAAAGACGGAAGTATGCTCGCGTGTCTTGCGAATAATCTTCTGTTGGTCACAATGTTCATGGAAACGTTGGGCTTCGTGTCCACCTTGTTCTGCTTTCGTCAACCTACGAATAATGAACAGAATTTGGGCGGTTTCGATCGGATCAGGAACCGTCTAGGCAGGTCGCTGTTCCCTTGGAACGACCAAGAAGATATCGACGCAATCTTGGACGATTATTTGTATCTGGGAGTTGATGCAAATTTGACGACACTGATTCGTGACGACAGTGATTAA